One window of Thermocoleostomius sinensis A174 genomic DNA carries:
- a CDS encoding ABC transporter permease, whose amino-acid sequence MLRYIAKRLLDLIPVILGITLLVFLFLQLIPGDPAIVLLGQRATPAQVEALREQLGLNQPLPLQYLAFLGKLLRLDLGRSIISGIPITQEIATRWPATFELSVAAMIVAMLLGVPAGIIAAVRKNGWIDNLTMSTSLLGVSMPVYWLGLLLIYLFAVNLRWLPPSGRLSIGGTFQPITGFYLLDSLLQFNLAAFGDVVAHLILPAITVGTIPLAIIARITRSAMLEVLSQDYIRTARAKGLLERWVILKHALKNALLPVVTIIGLQFGTLLSGAILTETIFSWPGIGSWIYEGILARDYPVVQGGVVFVAIVFVLINLLVDISYAFLDPRIQFK is encoded by the coding sequence ATGTTGCGCTACATCGCCAAGCGTCTCCTCGATCTCATCCCCGTCATTTTGGGTATCACGTTACTGGTATTTTTATTTCTGCAACTGATTCCCGGCGATCCGGCGATCGTGCTGTTGGGACAGCGAGCCACACCTGCCCAAGTGGAAGCGCTGCGAGAACAACTGGGGCTCAATCAACCCTTACCGTTACAATACCTAGCGTTTCTAGGAAAACTACTGCGATTGGATCTGGGGCGCAGCATCATCAGCGGTATTCCCATTACCCAAGAAATTGCAACGCGCTGGCCAGCTACGTTTGAACTATCGGTGGCCGCCATGATTGTAGCCATGTTACTGGGAGTGCCAGCAGGAATTATTGCGGCGGTTCGGAAAAATGGCTGGATTGATAATCTCACCATGAGCACCTCGCTGTTGGGAGTGTCAATGCCTGTGTATTGGTTGGGGCTGCTGCTAATTTATTTGTTTGCGGTAAATTTGCGTTGGCTGCCTCCTAGTGGTCGTCTCAGCATTGGCGGCACGTTTCAACCCATCACCGGATTTTATCTGCTGGATTCGCTGTTGCAGTTCAACCTAGCCGCTTTTGGTGATGTGGTGGCGCACCTAATTTTGCCTGCCATTACCGTCGGTACGATTCCCCTTGCAATTATTGCCCGCATCACTCGTAGCGCCATGCTAGAGGTCTTATCGCAAGACTACATTCGCACTGCCCGCGCCAAAGGACTGCTGGAACGTTGGGTGATTCTGAAACATGCCCTGAAGAATGCGCTGTTGCCCGTTGTCACCATTATTGGCTTACAATTTGGCACATTGCTCAGTGGCGCAATCCTCACTGAAACCATCTTCTCTTGGCCCGGTATTGGTTCCTGGATTTATGAAGGGATTTTGGCTCGCGACTATCCTGTTGTGCAAGGTGGCGTTGTGTTTGTAGCGATCGTGTTTGTGTTAATTAACCTGCTGGTTGATATTT